From a single Nostoc sp. MS1 genomic region:
- a CDS encoding HetP family heterocyst commitment protein, with product MNQKNIPTNQVTDCLILTEEWEVILKAISSGKYSWACVLMLYTVGHNPLTYIPYSTYLRLVKTNNIPNIIRATKNNSTGVKFVAIKTKFIDLDY from the coding sequence ATGAATCAAAAAAATATTCCCACTAATCAAGTTACCGATTGTCTAATACTCACTGAAGAATGGGAAGTCATTCTAAAAGCTATATCTTCAGGAAAATATTCTTGGGCTTGTGTATTAATGCTTTATACTGTTGGTCATAACCCTTTAACATATATACCATATAGTACTTATTTACGCTTAGTTAAAACCAATAATATACCAAATATAATTAGAGCTACTAAAAATAATAGTACTGGTGTAAAGTTCGTTGCTATTAAAACTAAATTTATAGATTTAGATTATTGA
- a CDS encoding HlyD family efflux transporter periplasmic adaptor subunit: protein MPNPSLNSSSVLVQSQTEQLERGQNAHDLVDDPTQAVTEINDWFYGTEELLDALPKRWTRLMLYLLISFTIIVLPWAMLSKVDETGSARGRLEPQGATQKLGVAVTSSVKTVNVKEGATVKAGQVLLELDTDVLQTQVEQAQTRLEELINRQGQQELLKNQLMLTVNIQQQQNQAQELEKMAQVNQAQQNFDAKQSTYNLQKLEQMTLVEQARQNISSTQLAKQLANSRLQRDIKEVIRYRRLLQQGAIAQIKVVELEKVAEESQRSLLQAHSEFTQAQLRLQAQISRYQTTLNQTASEIEQAKLRLQEEQNSYQAIVQSGKLALLRSQEQLKDLQNQLTTLQSEILQTKSQINALNIQIQQRVVRSPVDGTVFELPIDKPGPVVEAGQIVAQIAPKDAALVLRATMPSQHSGFLKVGMPVKIKFDAYPFQDYGVLQGRVSWISPDSKVQTTSQGNLETYEMDITLEHPYIQNGNKLISLTPGQAATAEVIIRQRRVIDFILDPFKKLQKGGLEL, encoded by the coding sequence ATGCCCAACCCATCTCTTAATTCGTCATCCGTACTTGTTCAATCACAGACGGAGCAGTTGGAACGTGGTCAAAATGCTCATGACCTTGTTGATGATCCGACACAGGCAGTAACGGAGATAAATGATTGGTTTTACGGCACAGAAGAGCTACTAGACGCTTTACCAAAGCGTTGGACGCGCTTGATGCTGTATTTACTCATCAGCTTTACAATCATCGTTTTACCTTGGGCGATGTTGAGTAAGGTTGATGAAACGGGAAGTGCAAGAGGGCGTTTGGAACCCCAAGGAGCGACTCAAAAGTTAGGTGTTGCTGTTACGAGTAGCGTCAAAACCGTCAATGTGAAAGAAGGTGCAACGGTAAAAGCTGGACAGGTGTTATTAGAATTAGATACTGATGTGCTGCAAACACAGGTAGAACAGGCACAGACAAGGCTAGAAGAACTAATAAATCGCCAAGGACAACAAGAACTACTGAAAAATCAGTTGATGTTGACGGTTAATATCCAACAGCAACAAAATCAAGCGCAAGAGTTAGAAAAGATGGCGCAAGTTAATCAGGCGCAGCAAAATTTTGATGCTAAACAAAGCACATATAACTTACAGAAGTTAGAACAAATGACTCTAGTTGAGCAGGCGAGACAGAATATCAGCTCCACCCAACTAGCAAAGCAATTAGCAAATAGTAGATTACAAAGAGATATCAAAGAAGTGATACGCTATCGCCGACTTTTACAACAAGGTGCGATCGCGCAAATTAAAGTTGTGGAATTAGAAAAGGTTGCGGAAGAAAGCCAACGCTCTCTATTGCAAGCTCATTCTGAATTTACTCAAGCTCAACTACGTCTACAAGCGCAAATTAGTCGTTATCAAACAACTCTCAATCAAACAGCCTCTGAGATTGAGCAAGCAAAACTCCGTCTCCAAGAGGAGCAGAATAGCTATCAAGCTATAGTACAATCAGGCAAATTAGCCTTGTTAAGAAGTCAAGAACAACTTAAAGACTTACAAAATCAACTCACTACCTTACAATCAGAAATTCTTCAAACTAAGAGCCAGATTAACGCTTTAAATATTCAAATCCAACAAAGAGTAGTGCGATCGCCTGTTGATGGAACTGTTTTTGAGTTACCTATCGACAAACCAGGCCCAGTAGTCGAGGCTGGACAAATAGTTGCTCAAATTGCGCCTAAAGATGCGGCATTAGTCCTTAGAGCCACAATGCCTAGCCAACACAGTGGTTTCTTGAAAGTAGGAATGCCTGTCAAAATTAAATTTGATGCCTATCCTTTCCAAGATTATGGAGTTTTGCAAGGTCGTGTTAGCTGGATTTCGCCTGATTCGAAAGTTCAAACTACAAGCCAAGGCAATCTAGAAACTTATGAAATGGATATTACCCTAGAGCATCCTTATATTCAAAATGGTAATAAACTCATTTCTCTAACTCCTGGTCAAGCAGCAACCGCCGAAGTAATTATCCGTCAACGCCGAGTTATTGACTTTATTCTAGACCCATTCAAGAAGTTACAAAAAGGTGGTTTAGAGCTTTAG
- a CDS encoding peptidylprolyl isomerase yields MEKHLKFSNQDIIRYLKLSCQVPSTLEAIATQKIIAEAADQLGIELSVEELQQAADSMRFANGLLKADDTWNWLDKHYLTIDDFEEIAKINSLYVKLAEHLFADKVEPFFYANKIDYTGAVTYEVIIDDEDLALELFYALQEGEISFQEIARQYVQNPEIRRAGGYQGIRYRQDFRPEIAAAVFAASPPQLLKPIITPKGVHIINVEEIIEPELDEQRRIQIIKIFFSGWLEQKIAEMEVVAEIAL; encoded by the coding sequence ATGGAAAAACATTTAAAATTTTCCAATCAAGACATTATTCGCTATCTCAAATTATCTTGCCAAGTGCCTAGTACACTAGAAGCGATAGCCACTCAAAAAATTATCGCTGAAGCAGCCGATCAATTAGGCATTGAACTCAGTGTAGAAGAACTGCAACAAGCAGCAGATAGTATGCGCTTTGCCAACGGCTTACTCAAAGCTGATGATACTTGGAATTGGCTAGATAAGCATTATCTAACGATAGATGATTTTGAGGAAATAGCTAAAATTAATTCGCTATATGTTAAATTAGCCGAGCATTTATTTGCAGACAAAGTAGAACCTTTTTTTTATGCCAACAAAATTGATTACACTGGGGCTGTAACTTATGAGGTGATAATAGATGATGAAGATTTAGCTTTAGAACTATTTTATGCTTTACAAGAAGGGGAAATTAGTTTCCAAGAAATTGCCCGTCAATATGTACAAAATCCAGAAATTCGACGTGCTGGAGGTTATCAAGGCATTCGCTATCGTCAAGATTTTCGCCCAGAAATAGCAGCCGCAGTATTTGCCGCATCACCGCCACAGCTTCTCAAACCAATAATTACTCCTAAAGGTGTACATATAATTAATGTTGAAGAAATCATCGAACCAGAACTAGACGAACAACGACGCATTCAAATTATTAAAATTTTTTTTAGTGGTTGGTTGGAACAAAAAATAGCTGAGATGGAAGTCGTGGCTGAAATTGCTCTGTAA